The Channa argus isolate prfri chromosome 14, Channa argus male v1.0, whole genome shotgun sequence genome includes a window with the following:
- the LOC137098669 gene encoding uncharacterized protein KIAA0040 homolog produces MDVKTESIQDFFNQLWSFVVDKHNQGVYNTVCLVLLLTLPLVILLTTLVVCCHCCCCRHANSCCCCCTDTMATARSETKKKKNSSETEDLWISVKPGPMTPDRVALAMV; encoded by the coding sequence atggatgttaaaactgagagcATCCAGGATTTTTTCAACCAACTCTGGAGCTTTGTTGTCGACAAACACAACCAGGGTGTTTACAACACAGTCTGCCTGGTGCTGCTCCTAACTCTTCCACTGGTGATCCTTCTCACTACTTTGGTGGtgtgctgccactgctgctgctgtcgccATGCcaacagctgctgttgctgctgcacgGACACCATGGCAACCGCAAGGTcagaaacaaagaagaaaaagaattcGTCCGAAACAGAAGACTTATGGATCTCGGTCAAGCCGGGGCCAATGACACCTGACAGGGTCGCCTTGGCCATGGTGTAG